A single Danio aesculapii chromosome 19, fDanAes4.1, whole genome shotgun sequence DNA region contains:
- the col1a2 gene encoding collagen alpha-2(I) chain — protein MLSFVDTRILLLLAVTSYLASCQSGLKGPKGPRGERGPKGPDGKPGRPGLPGPAGPPGPPGLGGNFAAQYDGAKGPDPGPGPMGLMGPRGPSGSSGAPGAQGLQGHAGEPGEPGQAGAIGARGPPGPPGKNGEDGNNGRPGKPGDRGVLGAQGARGFPGTPGLPGMKGHRGYNGIDGRKGEPGAAGSKGENGAAGSNGTPGQRGGRGLPGERGRVGPAGPAGARGADGNTGPAGPAGPLGAAGPPGFPGAPGPKGELGPAGPSGPSGAQGQRGEPGPNGAVGPVGPPGNPGANGINGAKGAAGLPGIAGAPGFPGPRGGPGPQGPSGASGPRGLGGDPGPVGVKGDSGVKGEPGSAGPQGPPGPSGEEGKRGSTGEQGPTGPLGLRGPRGAAGTRGLPGLAGRSGPMGMPGPRGGVGAPGARGPPGDAGRAGEAGLVGARGLPGSPGSSGPPGKEGPSGASGQDGRTGPPGPTGPRGQPGNIGFPGPKGPSGEGGKPGEKGPVGPTGLRGSPGPDGNNGPAGPVGLAGAPGEKGEQGPSGAPGFQGLPGPAGPVGEAGKPGDRGIPGDQGVSGPAGVKGERGNPGPAGAAGAQGPIGARGPSGTPGPDGNKGEPGAVGPAGAPGPQGAAGMPGERGAAGTPGAKGEKGEAGYRGLEGNAGKDGARGAPGPSGPPGPAGANGDKGETGSFGPPGPAGPRGSPGERGESGPAGPSGFAGPPGADGQTGPRGEKGPAGGKGDAGPAGPAGPAGNTGPLGASGPVGPPGARGDSGPPGLTGFPGAPGRVGPPGPAGIVGPSGLTGPAGKDGPRGPRGDVGPAGPPGENGMIGPLGLAGEKGPPGEAGAPGAPGPAGPQGQLGSQGFNGLPGSRGDRGLPGLPGSVGDAGRLGPAGAPGARGPGGNIGMPGMTGPQGEAGREGSPGNDGPPGRPGAAGIKGDRGEPGSSGPAGPAGAPGPNGPSGAVGRPGNRGESGPSGPTGAVGPAGARGAPGPAGPRGEKGVAGEKGDRGMKGLRGHPGLQGMPGPNGPSGDSGPAGIAGPSGPRGPAGPNGPAGKDGSNGMPGAIGPPGHRGPSGHVGPAGPPGTPGLPGPPGPSGGGYDTSGGYDEYRADQASLRAKDYEVDATIKSLNTQIENLLSPEGSKKNPARTCRDIRLSHPEWSSGFYWIDPNQGCTMDAIKAFCDFSTGQTCIHPHPESIARKNWYRSSQEKKHTWFGETINSGTEFAYNDETLSPQSMATQLAFMRLLANQAVQNITYHCKNSIAYMDAENGNLKKAVLLQGSNDVELRAEGNSRFTFSVLEDGCSRHTGQWSKTVIEYRTNKPSRLPILDIAPLDIGGADQEFGLDIGPVCFK, from the exons GGCCTCAAGGGACCAAAAGGACCCAGAGGTGAGAGG GGTCCTAAAGGACCTGATGGAAAACCCGGCCGACCTGGACTTCCTGGCCCTGCTGGCCCTCCTGGCCCCCCTGGTCTTGGTGGA AACTTCGCTGCTCAGTATGATGGCGCTAAAGGACCTGACCCCGGCCCTGGACCTATG GGTTTGATGGGACCCAGAGGACCTTCTGGATCTTCTGGTGCTCCT GGAGCTCAAGGACTTCAAGGACATGCTGGTGAGCCTGGAGAGCCCGGACAGGCT GGAGCTATTGGTGCTCGTGGCCCTCCTGGACCCCCTGGCAAAAACGGTGAAGAT GGCAACAATGGCAGACCCGGAAAACCTGGAGACAGAGGAGTCCTTGGAGCTCAG GGCGCCCGTGGTTTCCCAGGAACTCCTGGACTTCCTGGCATGAAGGGACACAGA GGTTACAATGGTATTGATGGACGCAAAGGAGAGCCTGGCGCAGCTGGTTCCAAG ggtgagaatggtgCCGCTGGATCAAATGGAACCCCCGGACAGAGA GGTGGTCGTGGTCTTCCTGGTGAGAGAGGTCGTGTTGGCCCTGCTGGCCCAGCTGGTGCTCGCGGTGCTGATGGTAACACTGGTCCTGCTGGCCCTGCT GGACCTTTGGGAGCAGCTGGTCCTCCTGGTTTCCCTGGTGCTCCTGGACCCAAG GGAGAACTTGGACCTGCTGGTCCCTCTGGACCATCTGGAGCTCAGGGACAAAGAGGAGAGCCAGGCCCGAACGGTGCTGTTGGCCCCGTTGGACCCCCT GGTAACCCTGGTGCTAATGGTATCAATGGTGCTAAAGGAGCAGCT GGTCTACCTGGAATTGCTGGTGCCCCAGGTTTCCCTGGCCCTAGAGGAGGCCCTGGCCCACAGGGACCTAGTGGAGCTTCTGGTCCCAGAGGTCTTGGT GGTGACCCCGGACCTGTTGGAGTGAAGGGAGATTCTGGTGTGAAGGGAGAGCCT GGTAGTGCTGGTCCTCAGGGACCCCCTGGACCTTCTGGTGAGGAGGGCAAGAGAGGCTCAACAGGAGAGCAGGGACCTACTGGACCTTTGGGACTGCGTGGACCTAGA GGAGCCGCTGGTACTCGTGGTCTGCCTGGTCTGGCTGGCAGGTCAGGCCCAATG GGCATGCCTGGTCCTCGTGGTGGTGTTGGTGCACCTGGAGCTCGTGGACCACCTGGAGATGCTGGTCGTGCTGGTGAGGCTGGTCTTGTTGGAGCCAGA GGTCTCCCTGGTAGCCCTGGCAGTTCTGGACCCCCTGGAAAGGAAGGACCTTCT GGTGCCTCTGGTCAAGATGGTCGCACTGGACCCCCTGGCCCAACTGGACCCAGAGGCCAGCCCGGTAACATTGGATTCCCTGGTCCCAAGGGACCTTCT GGTGAGGGTGGCAAGCCTGGTGAGAAAGGACCTGTTGGCCCTACTGGACTGAGA GGCAGCCCTGGTCCTGATGGTAACAATGGTCCTGCTGGTCCTGTTGGACTTGCT GGTGCCCCTGGTGAGAAAGGAGAGCAGGGACCCTCTGGTGCTCCTGGTTTCCAG GGTCTTCCTGGCCCTGCTGGACCCGTTGGTGAGGCTGGCAAGCCTGGTGATAGA GGTATCCCTGGAGATCAAGGTGTATCAGGACCCGCTGGCGTGAAG GGAGAACGTGGTAACCCTGGACCTGCTGGTGCTGCTGGCGCTCAGGGACCCATTGGTGCTCGTGGTCCTTCTGGTACTCCTGGCCCTGATGGTAACAAG GGAGAGCCTGGTGCAGTTGGACCTGCTGGTGCCCCTGGACCACAGGGAGCTGCTGGTATGCCTGGTGAGCGTGGTGCTGCTGGCACCCCTGGAGCTAAGGGAGAGAAG GGTGAGGCTGGATACAGAGGACTGGAGGGCAATGCTGGAAAAGATGGTGCCCGT GGTGCTCCTGGACCCAGTGGACCCCCTGGACCTGCTGGTGCTAACGGTGACAAG GGTGAGACTGGCTCCTTTGGTCCTCCTGGACCTGCTGGTCCTCGTGGTTCCCCT ggtgaacgtGGTGAATCTGGCCCTGCTGGACCTTCTGGTTTTGCTGGACCCCCT GGTGCTGATGGCCAGACTGGACCAAGAGGTGAGAAAGGACCTGCTGGTGGAAAGGGTGACGCTGGACCTGCTGGCCCTGCCGGTCCCGCTGGAAATACTGGACCCCTT GGTGCTTCTGGTCCTGTTGGCCCACCTGGTGCCCGTGGTGACAGTGGTCCCCCT GGTCTGACTGGCTTCCCTGGTGCTCCTGGTAGAGTTGGACCTCCCGGTCCTGCT GGTATTGTTGGACCTTCTGGTCTCACTGGTCCCGCTGGAAAGGATGGCCCACGTGGTCCTCGTGGTGATGTTGGGCCTGCTGGTCCCCCAGGAGAGAATGGAATGATTGGACCTCTTGGTCTGGCTGGTGAGAAGGGACCCCCTGGAGAGGCTGGTGCACCT ggAGCACCTGGACCTGCTGGGCCTCAGGGTCAGTTGGGATCTCAGGGATTCAATGGCCTTCCTGGCTCCAGAGGTGACCGTGGTCTTCCTGGTCTCCCAGGATCAGTT GGTGATGCTGGAAGACTTGGCCCTGCTGGTGCCCCTGGTGCCCGTGGACCCGGTGGCAACATTGGCATGCCTGGTATGACTGGTCCTCAGGGTGAGGCTGGACGTGAG GGAAGCCCTGGCAATGATGGACCTCCTGGCCGTCCTGGTGCTGCTGGAATTAAG GGTGATCGTGGTGAGCCTGGTTCCTCTGGACCTGCTGGACCTGCTGGTGCTCCTGGACCCAATGGGCCATCAGGCGCTGTTGGCAGACCCGGAAACCGTGGTGAATCT GGTCCTTCTGGTCCTACTGGCGCTGTTGGACCTGCTGGAGCAAGAGGTGCACCT GGCCCTGCTGGACCTCGTGGTGAGAAGGGTGTTGCTGGAGAAAAAGGAGACAGGGGTATGAAGGGACTTCGTGGACATCCTGGTCTGCAGGGAATGCCCGGACCTAAC GGTCCTTCTGGTGACAGTGGGCCTGCTGGTATTGCTGGACCTTCTGGTCCAAGA GGCCCAGCTGGTCCCAATGGTCCCGCAGGTAAGGATGGTTCAAATGGCATGCCTGGTGCAATTGGACCCCCAGGACACCGTGGTCCCTCTGGACATGTTGGACCTGCT GGTCCTCCTGGAACTCCTGGTCTTCCCGGACCCCCTGGCCCATCTGGTGGTGGATATGACACATCTGGAGGCTATGATGAGTACAGAGCTGACCAGGCCTCTCTCAGAGCCAAGGATTACGAGGTGGATGCCACCATCAAGTCCTTGAACACTCAGATTGAGAATCTGCTTTCCCCTGAGGGCTCAAAGAAGAACCCCGCTCGTACTTGCCGCGACATCAGGCTCAGCCACCCAGAATGGAGCAGCG GTTTCTACTGGATCGACCCCAACCAGGGCTGCACCATGGATGCCATCAAGGCCTTCTGCGACTTCTCTACCGGCCAGACCTGCATCCACCCTCACCCAGAGAGCATTGCACGCAAGAACTGGTACAGAAGCTCCCAGGAGAAGAAACACACCTGGTTTGGCGAGACCATCAACAGTGGTACTGAG TTTGCTTACAATGACGAGACCCTGAGCCCACAATCCATGGCTACTCAGCTGGCCTTCATGCGTCTACTGGCCAACCAGGCAGTCCAGAACATCACCTACCACTGCAAGAACAGCATCGCCTACATGGATGCTGAGAATGGAAACCTGAAGAAGGCTGTGTTGCTGCAGGGTTCCAATGATGTTGAGCTCAGGGCGGAGGGCAACAGCCGCTTCACTTTCAGCGTCCTAGAGGATGGCTGCAGT AGACACACTGGCCAGTGGAGCAAGACAGTCATTGAATACAGAACAAATAAACCATCTCGCCTTCCCATCCTCGACATTGCACCTTTGGACATTGGTGGCGCAGATCAAGAGTTTGGTTTGGACATTGGCCCAGTCTGTTTCAAATAA
- the casd1 gene encoding N-acetylneuraminate 9-O-acetyltransferase, producing the protein MKPEVNMMKAESASDSNHAEAEAHAGNGHAPLGSAFVSSAAARLSACCHGGAKMAVLAYNLGKREINQYFSIKNAKLLAAAAVVLLTVFHSASRHYGSSDTCDWLLSSGRFLGDNVWQPYGCMLHKYKSTEAKLCLREKRIAFVGDSRIRQLFYSFIKMMNPEVKEVGNKHENIPFVDGDSTVNFLWYAEVNNSLKEQLMLWTEGSASKPHVIIIGAATWSIKLHNGRSEALFQYKANLTAIADTLEKLAEHSEVYWVLQDPVYEDALSESRKMITNEQINLYNEAAVSTLDTSKKKVKFLEASRQAAMETISQSVDGLHLPESTRDIGAMVLMNSMCNKILKPIDGSCCQSAPPLSVLQKLAAAVLLVSIVCFVLLSFSTHRKSKHVPDLESGEEKKHPAAVGQLNPKGPLLAIGKMSLIMVYFYLCDRADVFMKEQKFYTHSAFFIPLIYIFVLGFFYSENSKETKLLNREQTDEWKGWMQLVILIYHISGASAFIPVYMHVRVLVAAYLFQTGYGHFSFFWLKGDFGLYRVCQVLFRLNFLVVVLCLVMDRPYQFYYFVPLVTFWFAVIYATMALWPQILQKQANGSAFWNLALLLKLLGLLLFIGFFAYSQDLFEGIFSVWPLSKLFELQGSIHEWWFRWKLDRFAVVNGMLFAFIYLLLQKYQLLSEGKGETLFSNKISNCLLFVSVVSFMTYSIWASGCKNKSECNEMHPYISVVQILAFILIRNIPGYARSLYSSFFAWFGKISLELFICQYHIWLAADTKGILVLIPGNPTLNIIVSTFIFVCVAHEISQITNDLAQVAIPKESGPLLKRLLGAGVFLVLVLTLSQKD; encoded by the exons ATGAAACCTGAGGTGAACATGATGAAAGCTGAATCGGCATCGGACTCCAATCACGCAGAAGCTGAAGCACACGCGGGAAACGGGCACGCGCCGCTCGGCTCTGCTTTCGTCAGCTCCGCCGCAGCTCGTCTGTCTGCCTGTTGTCATGGAGGAGCCAAGATGGCGGTCCTGGCCTATAACCTAGGCAAACGggaaataaatcagtatttcagcATAAAAAATGCAAAGTTGCTGGCAGCCGCCGCTGTCGTCCTTCTCACTGTGTTTCACTCGGCTTCTCGACATTATGGAA GCAGTGACACATGTGACTGGCTGCTATCCAGTGGACGTTTTTTAGGGGACAATGTGTGGCAGCCCTATGGGTGCATGTTACATAAGTACAAAAGCAC TGAAGCTAAGCTCTGCCTCAGAGAGAAGAGAATAGCATTTGTCGGAGACTCTAGAATACGTCAGCTCTTCTATTCTTTCATCAAAATGATGAACCCTGAGGTGAAAGAAGTTGGGAACAAG CATGAGAACATCCCCTTTGTTGATGGTGATTCCACTGTG AATTTCCTGTGGTACGCGGAAGTGAACAATTCCTTAAAGGAGCAGTTGATGTTATGGACGGAG GGATCTGCTTCCAAACCACATGTCATCATCATTGGTGCTGCTACG TGGTCCATTAAGTTGCACAATGGCAGGAGTGAGGCACTTTTTCAGTACAAGGCAAACCTCACAGCTATAGCAGACACACTGGAAAAACTAGCCGAGCACAGTGAAGTCTACTGGGTTCTGCAAG ATCCTGTTTATGAGGATGCACTAAGTGAAAGCCGAAAGATGATCACAAATGAGCAGATAAATCTGTACAATGAGGCAGCAGTTAGCACCCTGGATACCAGCAAAAAGAAGGTCAAGTTCTTGGAGGCGTCTCGGCAAGCTGCTATGGAGACCATTTCCCAGTCCGTGGACGGCCTGCACCTTCCTGAGAGCACAAGAGATATT GGCGCCATGGTTCTGATGAACTCCATGTGCAACAAGATCCTGAAGCCCATTGACGGCTCCTGCTGTCAGAGCGCTCCTCCGCTAAGCGTCCTTCAGAAGCTAGCAGCTGCTGTCCTCCTGGTGTCCATTGTCTGCTTCGTCCTGCTGAGCTTCAGCACACATCGGAAGAGCAAACACGTTCCTGATCTGGAGAGCGGAGAGGAGAAAAAACATCCCGCTGCTGTGGGGCAGCTCAATCCAAAGGGACCTTTACTGGCCATCGGCAAAATGAGCCTCATCATGGTGTACTTCTACCTGTGTGACCGGGCCGACGTCTTTATGAAGGAGCAGAAATTCTACACACACTCCGCTTTTTTCATTCCTCTCATCTACATCTTTGTTCTGGGCTTCTTCTACAGTGAGAACAGCAAAGAG ACAAAACTTTTGAACCGAGAGCAGACGGATGAATGGAAGGGCTGGATGCAGCTGGTCATCCTTATTTATCACATTTCTGGAGCCAGCGCT tTCATACCGGTGTACATGCACGTCCGTGTGCTGGTAGCTGCATATCTCTTCCAAACAGGATATGGACACTTCTCCTTCTTCTGGCTCAAGGGAGACTTTGGACTTTACAGGGTTTGTCAG GTTCTCTTCAGGCTTAATTTTCTTGTGGTGGTACTGTGTCTGGTTATGGACAGGCCTTATCAGTTTTATTACTTTGTGCCTCTGGTCACCTTTTGGTTTGCAGTTATTTATGCCACAATGGCACTGTGGCCACAGATTCTTCAAAAGCAAGCTAACG GCAGCGCATTCTGGAATCTGGCTTTGTTGTTGAAACTTCTGGGTTTGCTTCTTTTCATCGGCTTTTTTGCATACTCTCAG GACTTGTTTGAGGGCATTTTCTCTGTATGGCCTCTTTCTAAGCTCTTTGAACTGCAAGGAAGCATCCATGAGTGGTGGTTCAGGTGGAAACTGGATCGATTT GCTGTGGTCAATGGGATGCTGTTTGCCTTCATTTACCTGCTGCTGCAGAAATATCAGCTGCTGTCTGAAGGCAAAGGAGAGACTCTCTTCTCCAACAAGATTTCCAACTGTCTGCTCTTTGTTTCTGTCGTTTCTTTCATG ACGTACTCCATTTGGGCCAGTGGGTGCAAAAACAAGTCTGAGTGTAATGAGatgcatccatacatttctgtTGTCCAG ATTCTGGCTTTCATTTTGATCCGGAATATTCCTGGTTACGCTCGCTCTTTGTACAGCTCATTCTTTGCATGGTTTGGAAAGATCTCCCTAGAG